One Prolixibacteraceae bacterium DNA segment encodes these proteins:
- a CDS encoding RnfABCDGE type electron transport complex subunit G encodes MAKIESNFTNMVITLFVVTMGAGAILGFMNELTADAISASQTKAQEEAIASVLPKFDKLAKSYKVLNKGDKDSLEIFPALDANGNVVGRAVKTYTNNGFSGHIDIMVGLDNTNKISGFQVLQHQETPGLGSKMQEWFSTPKEGKNNSIIGLDPSKTNMTVTKDGGDIDAITAATISSRAFLDALRRASAIEGNTDATTGATTKHNESKGGES; translated from the coding sequence ATGGCAAAAATTGAATCAAACTTTACAAATATGGTTATCACATTATTTGTGGTAACAATGGGGGCGGGTGCAATTTTAGGCTTTATGAATGAGCTTACCGCAGATGCAATCTCTGCGAGTCAAACTAAAGCCCAAGAAGAAGCGATTGCTTCAGTACTACCTAAATTCGACAAATTGGCTAAAAGCTATAAAGTGTTGAATAAAGGAGATAAAGACAGCTTAGAAATATTTCCGGCTTTAGATGCAAACGGTAATGTTGTGGGTAGAGCAGTTAAAACATACACAAATAACGGTTTCTCAGGACATATCGATATTATGGTCGGTTTAGATAACACAAATAAAATATCCGGTTTCCAAGTACTACAACATCAAGAAACTCCTGGATTGGGATCTAAAATGCAAGAGTGGTTTAGTACACCCAAAGAAGGGAAAAATAATTCTATTATTGGTCTAGATCCATCTAAGACAAATATGACTGTAACTAAAGATGGTGGAGATATTGATGCAATTACTGCAGCAACAATATCGTCAAGAGCATTTCTAGATGCACTTAGAAGAGCTTCTGCCATAGAAGGAAATACAGATGCAACAACTGGTGCAACGACAAAACACAACGAGAGCAAAGGAGGTGAATCATGA
- a CDS encoding RnfABCDGE type electron transport complex subunit D, which produces MKLLTVSPSPHIKGDESVTKIMYGVVISLIPALIASTVFFGWQALLITAVSVASCVLFEYLFQKFLIKGESTIQDGSAIITGLLLAFNVPSSLPIWLVVLGALISIGVGKMTFGGLGQNLFNPVLVGRVFLLISFPVQMTSWTANKTVDAFSGATPLGILKEGIKSGQSVSELLPNLPSNFNLFTGSMSGSLGEISALALLLGGLFMLYKKIITWHIPVAVLGSMFILQGTLYLINPDQFINPLFHILTGGAMLGAIYMATDMVTSPMSTKGQLIYGVAIGILTICIRNFGAYPEGISFAILIMNGVVPLINNYIKPKRFGGKA; this is translated from the coding sequence ATGAAATTACTTACCGTATCACCATCACCACACATCAAAGGAGATGAATCTGTTACTAAGATTATGTATGGAGTGGTTATTTCACTCATTCCTGCATTAATTGCAAGTACAGTATTCTTTGGATGGCAAGCACTATTGATTACAGCAGTTTCTGTAGCATCATGCGTATTATTCGAATACCTTTTTCAGAAGTTTTTGATAAAAGGAGAATCAACAATCCAAGATGGTTCCGCAATAATTACAGGGCTTTTGTTAGCATTTAATGTTCCAAGTTCACTTCCTATTTGGCTTGTAGTGTTGGGTGCACTAATCTCTATAGGAGTAGGTAAAATGACCTTTGGTGGATTAGGACAAAACCTATTTAATCCAGTATTAGTAGGGCGTGTATTCCTTTTGATCTCTTTCCCTGTGCAAATGACATCATGGACAGCAAACAAAACAGTGGACGCATTCTCTGGAGCAACACCACTAGGAATACTAAAAGAAGGCATCAAATCAGGACAATCTGTTTCTGAGTTGTTACCAAACCTTCCTTCTAATTTTAATCTTTTTACTGGTTCGATGAGCGGATCATTAGGAGAGATATCTGCCTTAGCGCTATTATTAGGAGGTCTTTTTATGCTTTACAAGAAGATCATCACATGGCACATTCCTGTTGCAGTACTAGGAAGTATGTTCATTCTACAAGGAACTCTATATCTGATTAATCCTGATCAATTCATCAATCCTTTATTCCATATACTTACTGGAGGTGCAATGTTAGGAGCAATTTATATGGCAACAGATATGGTAACTTCTCCTATGTCAACGAAAGGACAGTTAATCTATGGTGTAGCAATTGGTATACTTACAATATGTATCAGAAACTTTGGAGCATATCCAGAAGGTATTTCATTTGCTATATTGATTATGAATGGAGTTGTTCCACTTATCAATAACTATATCAAACCTAAAAGATTCGGAGGAAAAGCATAA
- the rsxC gene encoding electron transport complex subunit RsxC gives MLKTFKIGGIHPAENKLSANAKIHTLPIPKTVYIPMGQHIGAPATPLVKKGDMVKVGQMIGKASGFVSANIHSSVSGKVKKIDQIIDSSGYKKDVVVIDVDGDEWEESIDRSTELVKEITLTQEEIKAKIAESGIVGLGGATFPTHIKLSPPPGNTAKVLVINAVECEPYLTADHQIMLEKGEEIMVGVSILMKGVGVEKAIIGIENNKKDAIDYFKKIAKAYKGIEIAPLKVQYPQGGEKQLIAATIGKEVPSGALPIAVGAVVNNVATAYAVYEAIQKNKPLFERIVTVTGKSVKNPCNLLVRGGTPTNDLIDFAGGLPEDTGKVISGGPMMGKALVNLEVPAAKGTSGILIMQDTESARAKMDACIRCAKCVKACPMGIEPYLLMSLAEKSNWDQSEQRNVMDCIECGSCSFTCPSNRPLLDYIRMGKGKVGQIIRGRKS, from the coding sequence GTGCTTAAGACATTCAAAATCGGAGGTATTCATCCTGCTGAGAACAAACTGTCGGCTAATGCAAAAATTCATACATTGCCGATCCCTAAGACCGTATATATCCCAATGGGACAACACATTGGGGCGCCAGCAACTCCTCTGGTTAAAAAAGGAGATATGGTTAAGGTTGGACAGATGATTGGTAAAGCCTCAGGTTTTGTTTCTGCCAATATTCACTCTTCTGTTTCTGGGAAAGTGAAAAAAATCGATCAAATAATCGACAGCTCTGGGTATAAAAAAGATGTTGTCGTAATCGATGTTGATGGAGATGAATGGGAAGAGTCTATTGATAGATCAACCGAACTCGTAAAAGAGATAACTCTAACTCAAGAAGAAATTAAAGCTAAGATTGCAGAATCTGGTATTGTCGGTTTGGGAGGTGCAACATTCCCAACACATATTAAACTATCTCCTCCTCCAGGAAATACAGCTAAAGTTCTTGTCATTAATGCTGTAGAGTGTGAGCCATATCTTACTGCAGATCACCAAATCATGCTCGAAAAAGGAGAAGAAATTATGGTTGGTGTCTCTATATTAATGAAAGGTGTCGGGGTTGAAAAAGCGATCATAGGTATCGAAAATAATAAAAAAGATGCTATTGATTACTTCAAAAAAATCGCTAAGGCTTATAAAGGTATAGAGATTGCTCCATTGAAAGTTCAATATCCTCAAGGTGGAGAGAAGCAATTGATTGCAGCAACTATTGGCAAAGAAGTTCCTTCTGGTGCACTTCCAATTGCTGTAGGTGCTGTTGTAAATAATGTTGCTACAGCATATGCAGTATATGAAGCAATACAGAAGAACAAACCTCTTTTCGAACGTATCGTTACAGTAACAGGTAAATCAGTAAAAAATCCTTGTAACCTACTTGTAAGAGGAGGAACACCAACAAACGATCTTATTGATTTTGCTGGAGGACTACCTGAAGATACAGGAAAGGTTATTAGCGGTGGACCTATGATGGGTAAAGCTCTAGTTAATCTAGAAGTACCTGCAGCAAAAGGAACATCTGGTATTCTTATCATGCAAGACACAGAGTCTGCACGAGCAAAAATGGATGCATGTATTCGATGTGCAAAATGTGTGAAAGCTTGTCCAATGGGAATAGAACCTTATCTTTTGATGTCGTTGGCAGAGAAATCAAACTGGGATCAATCAGAACAACGAAATGTAATGGACTGTATCGAATGTGGTTCTTGTTCATTTACATGTCCTTCAAACCGCCCTCTTCTTGATTATATCAGAATGGGGAAAGGAAAAGTAGGACAAATTATAAGAGGAAGAAAAAGCTAA
- a CDS encoding Fe-S cluster domain-containing protein, with translation MILTLVINTILVLSIIGVLAAVILAVAAKKFKVEEDPRIDDVEGTLPGANCGGCGFAGCRAFAEACVKEMELSSLYCPVGGNDCMGSVADILGLEAVKKAPQTAVVRCNGTCEHRPKTNHYNGSISCAIASSLYAGDTGCAYGCLGCGDCVTACEFDAIHMNPETGLPEVDDEKCVACGACVTACPKTLIELRKKMPKGRKVYVSCRNMDKGAAAKKACSTACIGCTKCFKECPFDAITMEKNLAFIDADKCKLCRKCVSVCPTGAIVEENFPPRKVKKEEEAAS, from the coding sequence ATGATTCTAACACTTGTTATAAACACGATTCTTGTTTTAAGTATCATTGGAGTTTTGGCAGCAGTAATTCTTGCAGTTGCTGCGAAAAAGTTCAAAGTTGAAGAAGATCCTCGCATTGATGATGTAGAAGGAACATTACCAGGGGCAAACTGTGGTGGATGTGGTTTTGCAGGATGTAGAGCTTTCGCCGAAGCTTGCGTTAAAGAGATGGAACTTTCTTCTCTTTATTGTCCTGTTGGGGGAAATGACTGCATGGGATCTGTTGCAGATATCTTAGGATTAGAAGCCGTAAAAAAAGCACCACAAACAGCGGTTGTGAGATGTAACGGTACATGCGAACATCGTCCTAAAACAAACCATTATAATGGTTCAATTTCTTGTGCAATTGCCTCTTCATTGTATGCTGGAGATACAGGTTGTGCATATGGATGTCTTGGATGTGGAGATTGTGTCACTGCTTGTGAATTCGATGCAATTCATATGAACCCTGAGACAGGACTACCTGAGGTGGACGACGAAAAATGTGTTGCATGTGGTGCGTGTGTCACCGCATGTCCTAAGACACTGATTGAATTACGTAAAAAAATGCCAAAAGGTCGTAAGGTTTACGTTTCATGTCGCAATATGGACAAAGGTGCAGCAGCCAAAAAAGCTTGTAGTACTGCTTGTATTGGTTGTACGAAATGTTTCAAAGAGTGCCCTTTTGACGCCATTACAATGGAGAAAAACTTGGCATTTATCGATGCGGATAAATGTAAGTTATGCCGTAAATGTGTATCAGTATGTCCAACAGGTGCTATTGTTGAAGAGAACTTTCCTCCACGCAAAGTGAAGAAAGAGGAAGAAGCTGCTTCATAA
- a CDS encoding SoxR reducing system RseC family protein, whose protein sequence is MDKNRELTHDGVVYKTEGKEAWVKIISKSACAGCHAKGACSVADVEEKMVHIKRVNQSIKNGEKVLLVANKRQEKLAVILGYILPLCILIIALIVSKNIGFSDTISAVIAIAILVPYYLGLYLFRNRISGKLEFTIRKI, encoded by the coding sequence ATGGATAAGAATAGAGAATTAACCCACGATGGCGTCGTTTATAAAACGGAGGGCAAAGAAGCTTGGGTAAAAATTATTTCAAAATCAGCATGTGCTGGATGCCATGCAAAAGGGGCTTGTTCTGTAGCAGATGTCGAAGAGAAAATGGTTCACATTAAACGTGTAAATCAAAGTATCAAGAATGGAGAAAAAGTTCTATTGGTGGCAAATAAACGCCAAGAGAAACTAGCTGTTATTCTTGGTTACATTCTTCCTTTATGCATACTTATCATAGCGCTTATTGTATCTAAAAACATAGGTTTTTCAGACACGATATCCGCTGTAATTGCTATTGCCATTCTTGTTCCATATTATTTAGGCTTATATCTATTCCGTAATAGAATATCAGGTAAGCTTGAATTTACAATTCGTAAAATCTAG
- a CDS encoding HAMP domain-containing histidine kinase, translated as MINRIKNDQKGLFNKFFPTFVLFATVILGIIFWSYFVLEADKNIKGSEMRNQSLLQVQAKEITTTIEDLFMDLNEISSRSIIINYLDTPNKAHKAILEKKISTYLKKKKLYNSIQIINPQKNRYLSITYTNNQFTLTERNIKDSDYTAQELNPGETTGVQISQIHSLEDIKKCSNLCNKAITISMYVFNARREPSILSLSCSFQNILDKMRNDKQILHYNENTIGRLFMISENEDNVFDIDNNLVINKYKENTPPIPYSVIQRIELEKKQQNGSFITKDGFVNFFSINLGETLKNTLIGNKIGFDLSKKFGNHEYKLVSLISIDQYHEIRSKELSRLVAIYLVILFLLIIISYLAAMTLSNRIYNQTLLKKSAKKLTEVNNTKDKFIKILAHDLKNPIMTIQGFSYIIKNDDPSFSSEQKKHYAEIIVQSTQNMVQLIDDVLAWSKSQNGALIVNKTITQVNSVIESTIEILKPQALKKEININCEFKNNISLEIDQNMLISIIRNLTSNAIKFSFRGSTITIKTQTNGDFCEILIIDHGVGITPSVQKKLFNVGEKIYSKGTENEKGTGLGLILCKEFTLKNSGKIDIISKPNEGTTIQLIFPLPKSGEQ; from the coding sequence ATGATAAATAGAATAAAGAATGATCAAAAAGGACTTTTTAATAAATTCTTTCCAACTTTTGTATTATTTGCAACAGTTATATTAGGAATAATCTTTTGGTCCTATTTTGTATTAGAGGCAGATAAAAATATAAAAGGGAGTGAAATGAGGAACCAATCCCTTCTACAAGTGCAGGCAAAAGAGATTACAACGACCATTGAAGATCTTTTTATGGACCTCAATGAGATTTCGTCACGTTCCATTATTATCAATTACTTAGACACGCCAAACAAGGCGCATAAAGCAATATTAGAGAAGAAGATATCAACTTATCTAAAGAAAAAGAAACTGTATAATAGCATTCAAATAATTAATCCCCAAAAGAATCGATATCTATCAATAACCTACACAAATAATCAGTTTACCCTAACAGAGCGTAATATTAAAGATTCTGATTATACAGCTCAAGAACTTAACCCTGGGGAAACAACTGGAGTACAAATAAGCCAGATACACTCTTTAGAAGATATTAAAAAGTGTTCAAACCTTTGCAATAAAGCAATCACTATATCCATGTATGTTTTTAATGCAAGAAGAGAACCTTCAATTTTATCGTTAAGTTGTAGCTTTCAAAACATACTTGATAAAATGAGGAATGACAAACAAATTCTTCATTATAATGAAAATACCATAGGAAGATTATTTATGATATCTGAAAATGAAGACAATGTATTTGATATCGACAATAATCTTGTAATCAATAAGTATAAAGAAAATACACCTCCTATCCCTTATAGTGTTATTCAAAGAATTGAACTAGAGAAGAAACAACAGAATGGATCCTTTATTACAAAGGATGGTTTTGTCAACTTCTTTTCAATTAATTTGGGAGAGACTTTAAAGAATACATTAATTGGAAATAAGATAGGCTTCGACCTGTCCAAAAAGTTTGGAAACCATGAATACAAACTGGTATCATTGATATCCATAGACCAATACCACGAAATTAGATCAAAAGAGTTAAGTAGACTTGTTGCAATATATTTAGTGATCCTATTCCTTCTTATTATCATCTCTTATTTGGCTGCGATGACGCTGTCCAATAGGATCTACAATCAAACACTCTTAAAAAAATCAGCTAAAAAGCTTACCGAGGTAAATAATACAAAAGATAAATTTATTAAGATCTTAGCACACGACTTGAAAAACCCTATTATGACAATACAAGGTTTTTCATATATTATCAAAAATGACGACCCCTCTTTTTCATCAGAACAAAAGAAGCATTATGCTGAAATAATAGTTCAGTCAACACAAAATATGGTGCAACTTATTGATGATGTATTGGCATGGTCGAAATCTCAAAATGGAGCACTAATTGTAAACAAGACTATCACGCAAGTAAACTCAGTCATTGAAAGCACCATTGAAATATTAAAGCCTCAAGCATTAAAAAAAGAGATTAATATTAACTGCGAATTTAAAAATAATATTAGTCTAGAGATTGACCAAAATATGTTGATCTCAATAATTCGCAACTTAACATCCAATGCAATTAAATTTTCATTTAGGGGTTCTACCATTACAATAAAGACACAAACCAATGGCGATTTTTGCGAAATTCTAATTATTGATCATGGTGTAGGGATCACTCCTTCTGTTCAAAAAAAATTATTTAATGTAGGAGAAAAGATATATTCTAAAGGAACGGAGAATGAAAAAGGAACAGGACTAGGTCTGATCTTATGCAAAGAGTTTACGCTGAAAAATAGTGGTAAAATTGATATTATTTCAAAACCTAATGAGGGAACAACAATCCAATTAATATTTCCATTACCGAAAAGCGGAGAACAATAG
- the recG gene encoding ATP-dependent DNA helicase RecG: protein MTMYTSLKYIKGVGPKKELLLKNELKITNIEKLLNYYPYKYIDRTTFQSIKEAKQSEKIVQCKGYITQIRSEGSGTKERLTAYFTDGDSFIDLTFFTGAKYLKKSLKIKEPYILFGKTKKFGSSMSIVHPELTLQKDQSTLGSLYPQYHTTEKMKKEGMTSKSLAQIITNALILIQKDDVENLPEWILKYRDLATKKDSLIGIHTPKNYDELNRAIYRIKFEELFMNQLKVIYLKIEREQKYKGNVFTTVGDKFNYFYQYNIPFELTGAQKRVIREIRNNMKTGTQMNRLIQGDVGSGKTMVAFMSALIAIDNQFQACIMAPTEILASQHLESILEMNQGLNLNVKLLTGSTKVAERRQIHQELEDGTLDLLIGTHALIEDKVKFQKLGLVIIDEQHRFGVAQRAKLWNKGVVPPHILVMTATPIPRTLAMTLYGDLDVSVIDELPPGRKPIITKHYFDSKREKINEFIQNELNKNRQVYYVFPLIEESEKLDFKNLEKGYEQVAEDFPDYSISVVHGKLKSQEKEAEMIRFKNHETSIMVATTVIEVGVNVPNASIMIIESAERFGLSQLHQLRGRVGRGADQAYCLLITGDKISKVSKARMQTMVDHSDGFKISEVDLELRGPGDIEGIQQSGDIQGLNLSDLSKDSNILTDVRNIIFKIAEKDPKLTNPANNKLLKMLINTNISLFNWSDIS from the coding sequence ATGACTATGTATACAAGCTTAAAATATATAAAGGGAGTCGGTCCAAAAAAGGAACTACTCCTTAAAAATGAGTTGAAAATAACCAACATAGAAAAGTTATTAAACTACTATCCATACAAATATATCGACCGAACGACATTTCAGTCTATCAAAGAGGCAAAGCAATCAGAAAAGATAGTTCAATGTAAGGGTTATATAACCCAGATTCGAAGTGAAGGAAGTGGAACAAAAGAGAGGCTTACTGCATACTTTACTGATGGAGATTCATTCATTGACTTAACATTTTTCACTGGGGCAAAATATCTTAAAAAAAGTCTTAAAATAAAAGAGCCTTACATACTCTTTGGAAAGACTAAAAAATTTGGATCGTCAATGAGTATTGTCCATCCAGAATTAACACTACAAAAAGACCAATCAACATTAGGTTCTCTGTATCCTCAATACCACACAACAGAGAAGATGAAAAAAGAGGGCATGACATCAAAGTCTTTGGCTCAGATAATTACAAATGCGCTTATACTTATCCAAAAGGATGATGTTGAAAATCTTCCAGAATGGATACTTAAATATAGAGACCTAGCAACTAAAAAAGATTCCTTAATTGGAATACACACCCCTAAAAACTATGATGAGTTAAATAGAGCGATATACCGAATAAAATTCGAAGAGCTGTTTATGAACCAACTTAAGGTGATCTATTTAAAGATTGAAAGAGAGCAAAAATATAAAGGAAATGTGTTTACAACTGTTGGTGATAAATTTAACTATTTCTACCAATACAATATCCCTTTTGAACTAACTGGGGCTCAAAAACGTGTAATTCGTGAAATACGAAACAACATGAAAACAGGGACACAGATGAATCGACTTATTCAAGGAGATGTGGGTAGTGGTAAAACAATGGTTGCATTTATGTCGGCATTAATCGCTATTGACAACCAATTTCAAGCATGTATCATGGCTCCTACTGAGATACTCGCATCACAGCACCTAGAGTCTATTTTAGAGATGAATCAAGGGTTGAACCTTAATGTAAAATTATTAACGGGGTCAACCAAAGTAGCTGAAAGACGCCAAATACATCAAGAGCTAGAAGACGGAACATTAGACCTTCTTATTGGCACACATGCATTGATAGAAGATAAAGTAAAGTTTCAGAAATTAGGACTTGTAATTATTGATGAACAGCATCGTTTTGGAGTGGCTCAAAGAGCAAAATTGTGGAATAAAGGGGTTGTCCCTCCACATATCTTAGTGATGACTGCGACGCCTATACCTAGAACTCTAGCCATGACTCTCTACGGAGACTTGGACGTGTCTGTTATTGATGAACTACCCCCTGGAAGGAAGCCTATCATAACAAAACACTATTTTGATTCTAAAAGAGAAAAGATTAATGAGTTTATTCAAAATGAGTTGAATAAAAACAGACAGGTATATTATGTTTTTCCTTTAATAGAGGAATCCGAGAAGCTAGATTTTAAAAATCTTGAAAAAGGCTACGAACAAGTTGCAGAAGACTTCCCCGATTATTCTATTAGTGTTGTTCATGGTAAACTTAAATCGCAAGAAAAAGAGGCTGAAATGATAAGGTTCAAAAATCATGAAACGAGTATCATGGTTGCAACCACAGTAATTGAAGTTGGAGTAAATGTCCCCAATGCATCTATTATGATTATTGAAAGTGCTGAAAGATTTGGACTTTCACAACTTCACCAGCTGAGAGGTCGAGTAGGCCGTGGTGCGGATCAAGCATACTGTCTCCTTATTACAGGTGACAAAATTAGTAAAGTCTCTAAAGCTAGAATGCAAACAATGGTTGACCATAGCGATGGTTTTAAAATATCAGAGGTAGACCTTGAACTTCGTGGGCCTGGAGATATCGAAGGAATACAACAGAGTGGTGACATTCAAGGGTTAAACTTGTCTGATTTATCAAAAGATAGCAATATATTAACAGACGTTAGAAATATTATATTTAAAATTGCAGAAAAAGATCCAAAACTTACAAATCCAGCAAACAATAAACTTCTCAAAATGTTAATAAATACAAACATTAGTTTATTTAATTGGAGCGATATTAGTTGA
- a CDS encoding cob(I)yrinic acid a,c-diamide adenosyltransferase, whose product MKVYTKTGDKGKTSLYGGTRVDKFDTRLEAYGTIDELNSCVGMIRCHLDADSTEMNVLIEIQKKLFVIGGVLATDKSKIEETDQLVCKEEDIKFLEVEIDRMDDQLPQMNYFILPGGEITSSSCHIARTVCRRAERLVLKLSTSIEIEENLTKYLNRLSDFLFVLARYTAHLKGETETPWIP is encoded by the coding sequence ATGAAGGTATACACAAAAACTGGAGACAAAGGCAAAACAAGTCTATATGGAGGTACTAGAGTAGATAAATTCGATACTAGGTTAGAAGCTTATGGTACAATCGATGAGTTAAATAGTTGTGTTGGAATGATTCGTTGTCACTTGGATGCGGATTCAACTGAGATGAATGTATTGATAGAGATACAAAAGAAGCTATTTGTTATTGGAGGAGTGCTTGCTACTGATAAAAGCAAAATAGAAGAAACGGACCAATTGGTATGTAAAGAGGAGGATATAAAATTTCTTGAAGTGGAGATTGATCGAATGGATGACCAATTGCCTCAAATGAACTACTTCATTTTACCAGGTGGAGAGATAACAAGTTCTTCGTGTCATATTGCAAGAACTGTCTGTCGTAGAGCCGAGAGATTGGTGTTGAAGTTGTCTACTTCTATCGAAATAGAAGAGAACCTTACGAAGTATTTAAATCGATTGTCTGATTTTCTATTTGTACTCGCACGATACACTGCACATCTAAAAGGGGAAACAGAAACTCCATGGATTCCGTGA
- a CDS encoding DUF2795 domain-containing protein, with translation MYWTLELASKLEDAPWPATKEELIDFATRSGAPMEVIENLQEIEEESEVFETIEDIWPDYPSKDDFFFNEDEY, from the coding sequence ATGTATTGGACGCTTGAATTGGCTTCAAAGCTAGAAGACGCACCATGGCCAGCTACAAAAGAAGAGCTTATTGATTTTGCTACACGCTCTGGAGCTCCAATGGAGGTAATTGAAAATCTTCAAGAGATAGAAGAAGAGAGTGAAGTATTTGAGACGATTGAAGATATTTGGCCTGATTATCCAAGTAAGGATGACTTCTTCTTTAATGAAGATGAATATTAA
- a CDS encoding sigma-54 dependent transcriptional regulator, with protein sequence MDKILVIDDERSIRNSLKDILSFEDFDVDTAEDGIKAIEMIKKNNYRIALCDIKMPNMDGIEVLEKCIPIAPETSFVMISGHGNIDTAVECIKKGAFDFIEKPIDLNRLLITIRNAKERGNLIQEKKVLKKKISEIETIVGSSDKISHVLDICDKVANTDARVLITGDNGTGKELIAKRLHKNSERNQQPFIEVNCAAIPSELIESELFGHEKGAFTSANKLRKGKLEQANNGTIFLDEIGDMSSSAQAKVLRALQENCITRVGGDKQIKINVRVIAATNKNLQKEIQKGNFREDLYHRLSVILIHVPPLNERKEDIPELCNHFIKEISKSYGKAPMEISEEATKKLQEKEWTGNIRELRNVIERLLILSDKKITKEDVIKFA encoded by the coding sequence ATGGACAAAATATTAGTCATTGACGATGAAAGAAGCATTCGGAATTCATTGAAAGACATCCTTTCTTTTGAAGATTTCGATGTGGACACGGCTGAAGATGGAATAAAGGCCATTGAAATGATTAAGAAGAACAACTATCGAATAGCACTTTGTGATATCAAGATGCCTAATATGGATGGCATAGAAGTGCTTGAAAAATGTATTCCTATTGCACCAGAAACCTCTTTTGTTATGATCTCTGGACATGGAAACATCGATACCGCTGTAGAGTGTATAAAAAAAGGCGCTTTCGACTTTATAGAGAAACCGATTGATCTAAACAGATTACTTATCACAATAAGAAATGCAAAAGAACGAGGAAATCTAATACAAGAAAAAAAGGTTTTAAAAAAGAAAATATCTGAAATCGAAACTATTGTTGGCAGTTCGGATAAAATAAGTCACGTTCTAGATATTTGTGACAAAGTTGCAAATACAGATGCACGAGTTCTCATTACTGGAGACAATGGCACCGGTAAAGAGCTTATTGCCAAGAGACTTCATAAAAACAGCGAAAGAAATCAACAACCATTCATTGAAGTAAATTGCGCAGCCATCCCATCAGAGTTGATTGAGAGTGAACTCTTTGGACACGAAAAGGGTGCTTTTACCTCTGCAAACAAACTTAGAAAAGGAAAGCTAGAGCAAGCCAATAATGGTACTATCTTTCTTGATGAGATTGGGGACATGAGCAGCTCCGCTCAAGCTAAAGTTTTAAGAGCACTACAAGAGAACTGTATTACACGTGTCGGAGGAGACAAGCAGATCAAGATCAATGTAAGAGTGATTGCTGCAACCAATAAAAATCTTCAGAAAGAGATACAGAAAGGTAATTTTAGAGAAGATCTCTACCATCGTCTAAGTGTAATTCTTATCCATGTACCTCCTCTTAATGAAAGAAAAGAGGATATCCCAGAGTTGTGCAATCACTTTATCAAAGAGATAAGCAAATCTTATGGTAAAGCACCTATGGAGATATCAGAAGAAGCAACGAAGAAGTTACAAGAAAAAGAGTGGACTGGTAATATCCGAGAACTTAGAAATGTAATTGAGAGACTACTTATTCTTTCAGATAAAAAAATCACTAAAGAAGATGTGATCAAGTTTGCTTAA